From Strix uralensis isolate ZFMK-TIS-50842 chromosome 1, bStrUra1, whole genome shotgun sequence, a single genomic window includes:
- the CSRNP1 gene encoding cysteine/serine-rich nuclear protein 1 gives MSGVLKRKYEELGDDSTYCSSSSCSPLSSSASSGWESDEESSHGEPKPSSALTPSFTPTSILKKCKRLKKNNVEFDRVTVFYFPRCQGFTSVPSRGGCTLGMVSKHSSSRQFTLAEFSKEQENIRREKLEEKLKEEKLEALKWKLTMNGTKESEEANQLTIEDISDDDIDVSNVDLEDGFFLQPYPAKKRRALLKAVGVKKIDKEEKRELHNIRLSREDCGCDCREVCDPETCSCSLAGIKCQMDHTSFPCGCTKDGCGNTEGRIEFNQARVQTHFIHTIMKLELEKQQQSSEKVAEAEPPFRERLPSLGCAVGKGSLEERAVPLAPAFQFSPDLEALGENSCSSDMTDSSISSHPSEDLEESYESLPSDKSQSDVDDDGLARILHFNDSDAEEEGGHGQDDLSCFHPTDFFIEDHSGEAKPVPGHLSHLSECLDENANQDGGGLLEDAAHARCDGLSCCASSPAEPCSKSYADLSLSSDSLDFFQSFSDYNLGPLYNSLKEYENLDNFSALQFQLPNFPGFPQAGDQGSCFLESLIGLSESVPETPAPFTDNQLLEDAIKSSLMETVKV, from the exons ATGAGTGGAGTATTGAAAAGGAAGTATGAAGAGCTGGGGGATGACAGTACCtactgctcctcctcctcctgctcccccctctcctcctctgcgTCCTCAGGCTGGGAGTCGGATGAGGAGAGCTCCCATGGAGAGCCCAAGCCCAGCTCTGCCTTAACGCCCAGCTTCACCC CCACGTCTATCCTGAAGAAATGCAAGCGACTAAAGAAGAACAATGTGGAGTTTGACCGGGTCACTGTGTTTTACTTCCCACGCTGCCAGGGGTTCACGAGCGTGCCTAGTCGTGGGGGCTGTACCCTGGGGATGGTGAGCAAACACAGCTCCTCCCGGCAGTTCACGCTAGCAGAGTTTTCAAAGGAGCAGGAAAATATTCGTCGGGAGAAACTcgaagagaaattaaaagaggAGAAGTTGGAAGCATTGAAATGGAAA CTAACCATGAACGGCACGAAGGAGTCGGAGGAGGCCAACCAGCTCACCATTGAAGACATCTCCGACGATGACATTGATGTCAGCAACGTGGACCTGGAGGATGGCTTCTTCCTCCAGCCCTACCCCGCCAAGAAGAGACGCGCACTGCTGAAAGCCGTGGGGGTGAAGAAGATCGACAAGGAGGAGAAGCGGGAGCTGCACAACATCCGCTTGTCCCGGGAGGACTGTGGTTGCGACTGCCGGGAGGTCTGTGACCCAGAgacctgcagctgcagcttggCGGGCATTAAATGTCAG ATGGATCACACCTCCTTCCCCTGTGGCTGCACCAAGGATGGCTGCGGCAACACCGAGGGCAGGATCGAGTTCAATCAGGCCCGTGTGCAGACCCACTTCATCCACACCATCATGaagctggagctggagaagcagcagcagagcagcgaGAAGGTGGCGGAGGCCGAGCCCCCTTTTCGGGAGAGGCTCCCGTCGCTGGGATGCGCAGTGGGGAAGGGCTCCTTGGAGGAGCGTGCGGTGCCGCTGGCACCTGCCTTCCAGTTCAGCCCCGACCTGGAGGCCCTGGGGGAGAACAGCTGCAGCAGCGACATGACAGactcctccatctcctcccatcCCAGTGAGGACCTGGAGGAGTCCTATGAGAGCCTCCCCTCCGACAAATCCCAGTCGGATGTGGATGATGATGGCTTGGCACGCATCCTCCATTTCAACGACTCGGATGCTGAGGAAGAGGGGGGCCACGGCCAGGATGACCTGAGTTGCTTCCATCCCACCGACTTCTTCATCGAGGACCACAGCGGCGAGGCCAAGCCTGTCCCTGGCCACTTGTCCCACCTCTCTGAGTGCCTGGACGAGAACGCCAACCAGGATGGCGGCGGTTTGCTGGAGGATGCTGCCCACGCGCGGTGCGATGGGCTGTCCTGCTGCGCCTCATCCCCAGCTGAGCCTTGCTCCAAGAGCTACGCCGacctcagcctttcctctgacTCCTTGGATTTCTTCCAGTCCTTCTCAGACTATAACTTGGGACCCCTTTACAACTCCTTAAAGGAGTATGAGAACCTCGATAACTTCTCAGCGTTACAGTTTCAGTTGCCTAATTTCCCTGGCTTCCCACAAGCTGGAGATCAGGGCTCCTGTTTCTTGGAGTCCCTCATTGGTTTGTCCGAATCTGTCCCCGAAACCCCGGCCCCTTTCACAGACAATCAACTTTTGGAGGATGCCATCAAGTCATCGCTGATGGAGACAGTGAAAGTGTGA